A portion of the Suricata suricatta isolate VVHF042 chromosome 11, meerkat_22Aug2017_6uvM2_HiC, whole genome shotgun sequence genome contains these proteins:
- the LOC115272549 gene encoding olfactory receptor 51H1-like: MADNNHSHFQHPYFVFMGIPGLEQKYYWMAFPLGAIYAIALFGNGIIIATIKSESSLHIPMYYFLCMLALADMGLTLCTLPSMLGIFWFNYKSIAFDSCLVQMYFIHTFSAIESGVLVAMAFDRVVAIWNPLRYGTIITNSMVCRTGAVILTRAVCVVFPVPFLIKRLPFYRSNVLSHSFCLHQDVMRLACASTRINSLYGLIAVIFTKGSDSLSILFSYVFIFRAVMAIASGEGRLKALNTCVSHICAVLIFYVPLIGLSVIHRFGKHLSPLTHVLMANAYLLVPPVLNPVVYTVKTKEIRKKIIQIFVQTKITAG, from the coding sequence ATGGCAGATAATAATCACTCTCACTTCCAACACCCTTACTTCGTCTTCATGGGAATTCCAGGGCTTGAACAAAAGTATTACTGGATGGCATTCCCCCTGGGTGCTATATATGCCATTGCCCTCTTTGGCAACGGTATTATCATTGCTACCATCAAGTCTGAATCATCCCTGCATATCCCCATGTACTATTTTCTATGCATGCTGGCACTGGCAGACATGGGGCTTACTCTCTGTACTTTGCCCTCTATGCTAGGCATATTCTGGTTTAACTATAAGTCCATTGCCTTTGATTCCTGCCTTGTTCAGATGTACTTTATTCACACTTTCTCAGCCATTGAATCTGGTGTGCTGGTGGCCATGGCCTTTGATCGGGTTGTAGCCATCTGGAACCCCCTCAGGTATGGCACCATCATAACCAATAGCATGGTCTGCAGAACAGGGGCTGTCATCTTGACAAGGGCAGTCTGTGTGGTCTTCCCTGTGCCTTTCCTCATCAAGCGGCTTCCCTTCTACCGCTCCAACGTCCTCTCCCACTCCTTCTGCCTTCACCAAGACGTCATGCGCCTTGCCTGTGCCAGCACCCGCATCAACAGTCTCTATGGCCTCATTGCTGTCATCTTCACCAAGGGTTCAGACTCCCTCTCCATCCTCTTTTCCTATGTGTTCATATTCCGAGCAGTAATGGCCATTGCCTCAGGGGAGGGACGGCTGAAAGCACTCAACACCTGTGTCTCACATATCTGTGCTGTACTGATCTTCTATGTTCCACTCATTGGGCTGTCTGTCATTCATCGTTTTGGAAAGCATCTTTCACCACTGACTCACGTCCTCATGGCTAATGCCTACCTTCTTGTCCCCCCTGTGCTAAACCCTGTAGTCTATACTGTGAAGACCaaggagataagaaagaaaatcatccaAATATTTGTTCAAACCAAGATCACTGCGGGTTAG